A single region of the Lycium barbarum isolate Lr01 chromosome 2, ASM1917538v2, whole genome shotgun sequence genome encodes:
- the LOC132626044 gene encoding E3 ubiquitin-protein ligase BRE1-like 2 isoform X1 yields MENSATSDEPQKKRPHINSVFSSPTMARHSKTSNDNKAVDAAILQYQNQKLVQQLDAQKHKLHDLEAKMKELRDKQASYDDFLVTLNRIWNQLDDDLIILGARSGADQMALQSMDQQDYSRGSIPSCPAEEIFLCRVLKTNAVPGNENAGSSVNIREALDLRHASTLELMKSLEKAIDAQRIKTENFAHLLEGKSSAEDAIILLGKIDDMMKEEANYLHGVIDALHLKHKEYADAIEACNQRQSLDRSELKRLEGELEESMMALEDSRRKLVTLKMQKDVVSGGQETVPNAVNGSMSPEKHTDRTKGVRELKESIEEAKILKEDRLSELQDAQEDNLHLLKQLQDLQNELKEDRYVSSSRAYTLRNDQLHHWNAEAERYKALTETLQADRSFIGRREKELVVKAEAVDAAKKAVDNSESRIEELEHCIHRFIIEKNELEIKMEEAIQDSGRKDIKKEFQIMGSALSKEIGMMEAQLNRWKETAQEAVSLREERRSLQDSLGRKAIEHKGLIGKVAHQTGEIRTLKELTEKMQRDKQERQIFLDMLGQQIYDNRDISEIRESEKRAHAQAEILRAALNEHHLELRVKSANETEAACQQRLSTAEAEIAQLRAELDAEDRGVLELREAIKIKEGESETYISEIETIGQAYEDMQTQNQHLLQMLAERDDYNIKLVSESVKIKQEQSLLLSRKQVLTSQLQQSNTYLESLKTRIAQSEDQMKVQITEALSYTQQDRHVALTLETVKRELGDADKELKWLRSAASSADKEYEQLMRKLDEIQMERETERSEKKKLDEELEELNKTVDELTSASSEAAVQKLQDEINDSKAILKCGVCLDRPKEVVITKCYHLFCNPCIQRNLEIRHRKCPACGTAFGQNDVRFVKI; encoded by the exons GTTGATGCTGCAATTCTCCAGTATCAAAATCAAAAACTAGTACAACAGTTAGACGCGCAGAAACATAAGTTGCATGATCTTGAAGCCAAAATGAAAGAATTAAGGGACAAACAAGCTTCTTATGATGACTTCTTGGTTACATTAAATCGGATCTGGAATCAG CTAGATGATGATCTGATTATCCTTGGGGCACGCAGTGGTGCAGATCAAATGGCTTTGCAAAGCATGGATCAACAAGATTATTCTCGAG GTTCAATTCCATCATGTCCTGCGGAGGAGATATTCCTGTGTAGGGTGTTGAAAACCAATGCCGTTCCGGGCAATGAGAATGCCGGATCCTCTGTGAATATCAGAGAAGCTCTTGATCTGCGTCACGCTTCTACTCTTGAATTGATGAAATCGTTGGAGAAAGCTATTGATGCTCAGCGAATTAAAACCGAAAATTTTGCTCATCTTTTGGAAGGAAAGTCATCCGCAGAAG ATGCAATCATTCTTCTCGGTAAGATTGATGATATGATGAAAGAAGAGGCTAATTATCTCCATGGAGTGATTGATGCTCTGCATTTGAAACACAAAGAATATGCTGATGCAATTGAAGCTTGTAATCAAAGGCAGTCATTGGATCGATCTGAGTTAAAACGTCTTGAAG GTGAGCTGGAGGAAAGCATGATGGCACTTGAAGATAGTAGAAGGAAGCTAGTTACTTTGAAAATGCAGAAAGATGTGGTGTCTGGGGGGCAGGAAACAGTTCCAAATGCAGTGAATGGAAGTATGTCACCTGAGAAGCATACAGACCGAACGAAAGGTGTGCGGGAACTGAAGGAGTCTATAGAAGAGGCAAAG ATACTGAAAGAGGACCGCCTCTCTGAGCTTCAAGATGCCCAGGAAGATAATCTACATTTGTTAAAGCAGTTGCAGGATCTTCAG AATGAACTAAAGGAAGACAGATATGTGTCTTCATCTCGTGCTTATACCTTACGCAATGATCAACTTCACCATTGGAATGCTGAGGCAGAACGATACAAAGCTCTGACCGAGACTCTTCAG GCTGACAGGTCTTTCATCGGACGAAGGGAGAAAGAACTGGTTGTGAAAGCAGAGGCTGTGGATGCAGCAAAGAAAGCAGTTGATAACTCCGAGTCAAGGATTGAGGAATTGGAGCATTGCATTCACAGATTCATAATTGAAAAAAATGAGCTGGAAATCAAAATGGAAGAAGCCATTCAAGATTCAG GAAGGAAAGACATCAAAAAGGAGTTTCAGATAATGGGCTCTGCTTTATCAAAAGAAATAGGAATGATGGAAGCTCAGCTGAATCGTTGGAAGGAGACTGCTCAAGAAGCTGTTTCCTTACgtgaagaaagacggtcattgcAAGATTCTTTGGGAAGAAAG GCTATTGAGCATAAAGGCTTGATCGGTAAAGTTGCTCACCAGACTGGGGAGATCCGAACACTAAAGGAACTT ACTGAGAAGATGCAGAGGGACAAACAGGAACGTCAAATCTTCTTGGACATGCTTGGCCAGCAAATTTATGATAACAG AGACATATCGGAAATTAGAGAGTCGGAGAAAAGAGCGCACGCGCAAGCTGAAATTTTGAGAGCTGCTTTGAATGAACATCATCTGGAATTGAGGGTGAAATCTGCTAATGAAACTGAGGCTGCTTGTCAGCAGAGGCTTTCCACTGCTGAGGCAGAAATTGCACAACTACGGGCAGAACTGGATGCAGAAGACAG GGGTGTTTTAGAGCTAAGAGAGGCGATAAAAATAAAAGAAGGGGAGTCTGAAACCTATATATCTGAGATTGAG ACAATTGGTCAAGCCTATGAAGACATGCAGACGCAGAATCAACATCTTCTGCAGATGCTGGCAGAGAGGGACGATTATAATATAAAG TTAGTTTCTGAGAGCGTGAAGATAAAGCAGGAACAAAGCTTACTTCTCTCTCGGAAGCAAGTATTAACGTCACAACTTCAACAGTCTAATACATATCTTGAATCTCTGAAGACGAGGATAGCTCAAAGTGAAGACCAG ATGAAAGTTCAAATTACAGAAGCTTTAAGTTATACCCAACAAGATAGACACGTGGCATTGACCCTGGAAACAGTAAAGCGGGAATTGGGGGATGCTGATAAGGAATTGAAGTGGCTGAGATCTGCTGCTTCCTCCGCTGATAAGGAATACGAACAGCTCATGAGAAAGCTGGATGAAATTCAGATGGAACGTGAAACTGAAAG GAGTGAGAAAAAGAAGCTTGATGAAGAGCTAGAGGAGTTGAATAAAACTGTTGATGAGTTGACTTCTGCAAGTAGCGAGGCTGCTGTACAAAAACTGCAGGATGAAATAAATGATTCCAAGGCTATTCTCAAGTGTGGAGTGTGTCTTGATCGGCCAAAAGAG GTCGTAATCACAAAATGTTATCATCTGTTCTGCAATCCATGCATCCAGAGAAATTTAGAGATCCGGCATCGCAAGTGTCCTGCTTGTGGAACTGCTTTTGGGCAAAACGATGTTCGTTTCGTGAAAATCTGA
- the LOC132626044 gene encoding E3 ubiquitin-protein ligase BRE1-like 2 isoform X2, which produces MALQSMDQQDYSRGSIPSCPAEEIFLCRVLKTNAVPGNENAGSSVNIREALDLRHASTLELMKSLEKAIDAQRIKTENFAHLLEGKSSAEDAIILLGKIDDMMKEEANYLHGVIDALHLKHKEYADAIEACNQRQSLDRSELKRLEGELEESMMALEDSRRKLVTLKMQKDVVSGGQETVPNAVNGSMSPEKHTDRTKGVRELKESIEEAKILKEDRLSELQDAQEDNLHLLKQLQDLQNELKEDRYVSSSRAYTLRNDQLHHWNAEAERYKALTETLQADRSFIGRREKELVVKAEAVDAAKKAVDNSESRIEELEHCIHRFIIEKNELEIKMEEAIQDSGRKDIKKEFQIMGSALSKEIGMMEAQLNRWKETAQEAVSLREERRSLQDSLGRKAIEHKGLIGKVAHQTGEIRTLKELTEKMQRDKQERQIFLDMLGQQIYDNRDISEIRESEKRAHAQAEILRAALNEHHLELRVKSANETEAACQQRLSTAEAEIAQLRAELDAEDRGVLELREAIKIKEGESETYISEIETIGQAYEDMQTQNQHLLQMLAERDDYNIKLVSESVKIKQEQSLLLSRKQVLTSQLQQSNTYLESLKTRIAQSEDQMKVQITEALSYTQQDRHVALTLETVKRELGDADKELKWLRSAASSADKEYEQLMRKLDEIQMERETERSEKKKLDEELEELNKTVDELTSASSEAAVQKLQDEINDSKAILKCGVCLDRPKEVVITKCYHLFCNPCIQRNLEIRHRKCPACGTAFGQNDVRFVKI; this is translated from the exons ATGGCTTTGCAAAGCATGGATCAACAAGATTATTCTCGAG GTTCAATTCCATCATGTCCTGCGGAGGAGATATTCCTGTGTAGGGTGTTGAAAACCAATGCCGTTCCGGGCAATGAGAATGCCGGATCCTCTGTGAATATCAGAGAAGCTCTTGATCTGCGTCACGCTTCTACTCTTGAATTGATGAAATCGTTGGAGAAAGCTATTGATGCTCAGCGAATTAAAACCGAAAATTTTGCTCATCTTTTGGAAGGAAAGTCATCCGCAGAAG ATGCAATCATTCTTCTCGGTAAGATTGATGATATGATGAAAGAAGAGGCTAATTATCTCCATGGAGTGATTGATGCTCTGCATTTGAAACACAAAGAATATGCTGATGCAATTGAAGCTTGTAATCAAAGGCAGTCATTGGATCGATCTGAGTTAAAACGTCTTGAAG GTGAGCTGGAGGAAAGCATGATGGCACTTGAAGATAGTAGAAGGAAGCTAGTTACTTTGAAAATGCAGAAAGATGTGGTGTCTGGGGGGCAGGAAACAGTTCCAAATGCAGTGAATGGAAGTATGTCACCTGAGAAGCATACAGACCGAACGAAAGGTGTGCGGGAACTGAAGGAGTCTATAGAAGAGGCAAAG ATACTGAAAGAGGACCGCCTCTCTGAGCTTCAAGATGCCCAGGAAGATAATCTACATTTGTTAAAGCAGTTGCAGGATCTTCAG AATGAACTAAAGGAAGACAGATATGTGTCTTCATCTCGTGCTTATACCTTACGCAATGATCAACTTCACCATTGGAATGCTGAGGCAGAACGATACAAAGCTCTGACCGAGACTCTTCAG GCTGACAGGTCTTTCATCGGACGAAGGGAGAAAGAACTGGTTGTGAAAGCAGAGGCTGTGGATGCAGCAAAGAAAGCAGTTGATAACTCCGAGTCAAGGATTGAGGAATTGGAGCATTGCATTCACAGATTCATAATTGAAAAAAATGAGCTGGAAATCAAAATGGAAGAAGCCATTCAAGATTCAG GAAGGAAAGACATCAAAAAGGAGTTTCAGATAATGGGCTCTGCTTTATCAAAAGAAATAGGAATGATGGAAGCTCAGCTGAATCGTTGGAAGGAGACTGCTCAAGAAGCTGTTTCCTTACgtgaagaaagacggtcattgcAAGATTCTTTGGGAAGAAAG GCTATTGAGCATAAAGGCTTGATCGGTAAAGTTGCTCACCAGACTGGGGAGATCCGAACACTAAAGGAACTT ACTGAGAAGATGCAGAGGGACAAACAGGAACGTCAAATCTTCTTGGACATGCTTGGCCAGCAAATTTATGATAACAG AGACATATCGGAAATTAGAGAGTCGGAGAAAAGAGCGCACGCGCAAGCTGAAATTTTGAGAGCTGCTTTGAATGAACATCATCTGGAATTGAGGGTGAAATCTGCTAATGAAACTGAGGCTGCTTGTCAGCAGAGGCTTTCCACTGCTGAGGCAGAAATTGCACAACTACGGGCAGAACTGGATGCAGAAGACAG GGGTGTTTTAGAGCTAAGAGAGGCGATAAAAATAAAAGAAGGGGAGTCTGAAACCTATATATCTGAGATTGAG ACAATTGGTCAAGCCTATGAAGACATGCAGACGCAGAATCAACATCTTCTGCAGATGCTGGCAGAGAGGGACGATTATAATATAAAG TTAGTTTCTGAGAGCGTGAAGATAAAGCAGGAACAAAGCTTACTTCTCTCTCGGAAGCAAGTATTAACGTCACAACTTCAACAGTCTAATACATATCTTGAATCTCTGAAGACGAGGATAGCTCAAAGTGAAGACCAG ATGAAAGTTCAAATTACAGAAGCTTTAAGTTATACCCAACAAGATAGACACGTGGCATTGACCCTGGAAACAGTAAAGCGGGAATTGGGGGATGCTGATAAGGAATTGAAGTGGCTGAGATCTGCTGCTTCCTCCGCTGATAAGGAATACGAACAGCTCATGAGAAAGCTGGATGAAATTCAGATGGAACGTGAAACTGAAAG GAGTGAGAAAAAGAAGCTTGATGAAGAGCTAGAGGAGTTGAATAAAACTGTTGATGAGTTGACTTCTGCAAGTAGCGAGGCTGCTGTACAAAAACTGCAGGATGAAATAAATGATTCCAAGGCTATTCTCAAGTGTGGAGTGTGTCTTGATCGGCCAAAAGAG GTCGTAATCACAAAATGTTATCATCTGTTCTGCAATCCATGCATCCAGAGAAATTTAGAGATCCGGCATCGCAAGTGTCCTGCTTGTGGAACTGCTTTTGGGCAAAACGATGTTCGTTTCGTGAAAATCTGA
- the LOC132626047 gene encoding uncharacterized protein LOC132626047 gives MILQTTTNSFTFSSQPISRNNFLLKNLNFFTSPLLPKSFLPSLDYKFYLGNKRSSLSVKAGKTTIHATLLEAPVLWAGRVCVFYALLKAGLAGSPSNPLVSDLETDGSADLGFAKWFEELQSKPEKEATDRRKLVSKWHPTTKGTLRRNYRVPSKPEGRRLLKSIASLLSDDDHFRDATSHKGCQIRRESAHGESVCCNNVRALFDELPTPHLIVEITPFPAGPLTETDYAKAEKLERVLRSGPSV, from the exons ATGATTCTACAAACTACAACCAATTCCTTCACATTTTCATCTCAACCAATTTCAAGAAACAATTTTTTACTCAAAAATCTAAACTTTTTCACTTCTCCTTTGTTACCCAAATCTTTTTTACCCAGTCTTGATTACAAGTTTTATTTGGGAAACAAAAGGAGTTCATTGAGTGTTAAAGCTGGGAAAACAACCATTCATGCCACTTTGCTTGAAGCTCCTGTTTTGTGGGCTGGTAGAGTTTGTGTATTTTATGCACTCTTGAAAGCTGGTTTAGCTGGATCTCCTTCTAATCCTCTTGTCTCAG ATTTGGAGACTGATGGGAGTGCTGATTTGGGTTTCGCCAAATGGTTTGAGGAGTTACAAAGCAAACCAG AGAAGGAAGCTACTGATAGAAGGAAATTAGTGAGCAAATGGCACCCTACCACTAAGGGGACCCTACGTCGAAATTACAGGGTACCTTCCAAACCTGAAGGACGACGCCTTCTCAAATCCATTGCTTCCTTGCTATCAGATGATGACCACTTTAGAGATGCCACTTCTCACAAG GGTTGTCAAATTAGGAGGGAGAGTGCTCATGGAGAAAGTGTCTGTTGCAACAACGTGAGAGCGTTGTTTGATGAGCTCCCTACGCCACATCTTATTGTCGAGATCACCCCTTTCCCGGCTGGTCCTCTAACAGAAACTGACTATGCAAAGGCTGAAAAACTAGAGAGGGTACTTAGATCAGGTCCTTCTGTCTGA
- the LOC132626045 gene encoding uncharacterized protein LOC132626045, whose protein sequence is MSTKIEQASSRASSATPLSGPKISMFANKTGFVIPKNKLAGSLVPVFRVGKKGSDSVNEDSTKQVQRKTKWGPDLTQDTTVRKARALAYQSRVDQITQLLSSRSLEGEVSKDSLPDSPAKDYESSDHHPTDESVELLELERREAIGEILKLNPSYKPPAGYKPVPKEAKIPVPIKEHPGYNFIGLIFGPAHKQLEKETGAQVKVYGTKADTGEKVEVTSGENDSGAYDEMYIQVSAETYEKVDAAVALIELLVTRVSVTPAATTTKTADDGETISSEATPGPTPPPVLNQGVAQPVVGSQPPQLQGHFQPYQGQWFPGPTSQNPVPPFPGPINSGNPHQVSPSSPFGPPQGMQDGFSSVPRNPFVHSSPQAPLMRQQPYMPSAHFGQIGGLRHPIPPQSNMTPPQFSQGQPSPTGFPQAVRPVMSSLPQPDRPLTPAGNSPGWSQPPWNTQTGQGPSNMGPTIVSPQGSHHLGSRPMNVAAAPHVDVFRGASGPAPSAHMPPPLHPSSGSTPAHFLNHSVSSGQPVNPSLAPNPIPGSSLNINSTRPTSFGTPKPLQPSSDFTFQPRHPQNPVSPATASRLIGQFGSQELSPSNQMMRPHLRPAIDNPNRPPVIQGFQRPQPGPPMSLDLARGPAGPLPQFRHPTFSNQGLASPTGPQMQPMNFRPAPNHVGSFPPRGNSMPLQQNNPNPLLRPQNFEAPNNVFFRHGRPASSSVGANQIYDPFSPTSVPRHPRPSGNPAMAGKQESDPEYEDLMASVGVK, encoded by the exons ATGAGCACAAAAATTGAGCAGGCGTCTAGCCGCGCTTCATCTGCAACACCATTGAGTGGCCCAAAGATCTCTATGTTTGCCAATAAAACTGGATTTGTGATACCAAAAAACAAGTTAGCAGGTTCATTGGTTCCGGTATTTCGAGTAGGAAAAAAAGGTAGTGATTCTGTAAATGAAGATAGCACTAAACAGGTGCAAAGGAAAACCAAGTGGGGCCCTGATCTCACACAGGATACAACTGTCAGGAAAGCAAGAGCCTTGGCATATCAG AGTCGTGTGGATCAAATAACACAACTACTGAGTTCTAGGAGTTTGGAGGGAGAAGTCAGCAAAGACTCATTACCCGACTCTCCTGCTAAAGATTACGAGTCTTCAGATCATCATCCTACTGATGAG AGTGTGGAATTACTGGAACTTGAAAGACGGGAAGccattg GGGAGATCCTAAAACTGAATCCGAGTTATAAGCCACCTGCTGGTTATAAGCCTGTACCAAAGGAGGCAAAAATACCAGTACCT ATCAAAGAACATCCTGGGTAcaattttattggtttgattttTGGCCCCGCTCATAAGCAACTGGAAAAG GAAACTGGAGCTCAAGTAAAGGTTTATGGTACTAAAGCAGATACCGGAGAGAAG GTAGAAGTTACTTCTGGTGAAAATGACTCTGGTGCTTATGATGAAATGTATATCCAAGTATCAGCTGAGACATATGAAAAGGTTGATGCTGCAGTTGCTTTAATTGAACTGCTGGTTACCCGAGTTTCA GTGACTCCAGCGGCCACAACTACGAAAACGGCAGATGATGGAGAAACTATTTCTAGTGAAGCAACTCCTGGCCCAACGCCCCCTCCTGTACTAAATCAAGGGGTGGCTCAACCAGTTGTGGGGTCACAACCTCCTCAACTACAAGGTCATTTCCAGCCATACCAAGGGCAATGGTTTCCTGGACCGACATCTCAGAATCCAGTACCTCCCTTTCCAGGACCCATTAACTCCGGGAACCCGCACCAAGTATCACCATCATCACCCTTTGGTCCACCACAGGGTATGCAAGATGGATTCAGTTCGGTTCCCCGAAACCCTTTTGTTCACTCTAGCCCACAGGCACCTCTAATGCGTCAGCAGCCGTACATGCCTTCCGCTCATTTTGGACAAATTGGTGGACTTAGACATCCAATACCACCTCAATCCAATATGACTCCGCCTCAATTTTCTCAGGGCCAACCGAGTCCAACAGGGTTTCCGCAAGCTGTCAGACCAGTTATGTCTTCATTGCCTCAGCCAGACCGACCATTGACCCCAGCTGGGAACTCTCCTGGATGGTCACAGCCACCATGGAACACCCAGACAGGTCAAGGTCCAAGCAACATGGGTCCCACCATAGTTTCTCCTCAAGGAAGTCATCATCTTGGTTCACGACCAATGAATGTCGCTGCAGCTCCGCATGTAGATGTTTTCCGGGGGGCATCTGGACCCGCTCCATCAGCGCATATGCCTCCTCCATTGCATCCATCTTCGGGATCTACCCCCGCACATTTCTTGAACCACTCTGTGTCTAGTGGACAACCAGTCAATCCAAGTCTCGCACCTAATCCAATTCCTGGAAGTTCTCTTAATATTAATTCCACGAGACCTACTTCCTTTGGAACTCCAAAACCACTGCAGCCCAGTAGCGATTTTACATTCCAGCCTCGCCATCCACAGAATCCAGTCTCTCCAGCCACGGCTTCCAGGCTAATTGGTCAATTTGGATCTCAGGAACTTTCACCTTCAAACCAAATGATGCGACCTCATCTACGACCAGCAATAGACAATCCAAATCGCCCACCTGTCATTCAAGGATTCCAAAGACCCCAGCCAGGACCACCTATGTCACTTGACTTGGCTCGAGGACCTGCGGGCCCTCTCCCTCAATTTAGGCACCCGACATTTTCGAATCAGGGTCTAGCTTCACCTACTGGCCCTCAAATGCAACCAATGAACTTTAGGCCAGCTCCAAATCATGTAGGTTCTTTCCCTCCTAGAGGGAACTCCATGCCTCTTCAGCAAAATAATCCAAATCCCCTGCTTCGACCACAGAACTTTGAGGCTCCCAATAATGTCTTCTTTCGGCATGGTAGGCCTGCCTCTAGCTCTGTTGGAGCAAATCAAATATATGACCCTTTTTCACCCACTTCTGTCCCTCGACATCCTCGTCCTAGTGGCAATCCAGCTATGGCAGGAAAACAAGAGAGTGATCCTGAATACGAAGACTTGATGGCATCTGTTGGAGTTAAATGA
- the LOC132626046 gene encoding uncharacterized protein LOC132626046, with protein sequence MTGKSSSDLNNHHTNLVLKYGVASRIILISLILLWRSLISPYDTSASINPSCLNGSVSGLRPVRFPRLASAIEDSIVWDSVYFVRIAECGYEYEQTYAFLPLVPICISLLSRTVFAPLIPFIGQRAVLGLSGYVLNNFAFVLAAFYLYRLSAIILKDSELALRASILFCLNPASIFYSSIYTESMYALCSIGGLYYLMRGSNNVATLWLALCGFARSNGVLNAGYICFQTMHKSYKAAFVRKHAGVTLLVLLSGALRSLFIFFPFIAFQAYGYYNMCVGGTSDEMRPWCKARLPLLYNYIQSRYWEVGFLKYFQVKQIPNFVLASPILSLAVCTIIHYVKLWPEVFVSLGFRASSPNKELAASSIPRGRSAGSKSVGFPSENRSDARQGDSLRRRKPTVREENYVAQPSEDEASENSGFKPVIIVPFILHLVFMVAAAFFVMHVQVSTRFLSASPPLYWFGSYVMASPRLSKGWGYIIWTYCASYILLGSLLFSNFYPFT encoded by the exons ATGACCGGAAAATCCTCTTCCGATCTCAATAACCACCACACTAATCTCGTCCTCAAATACGGCGTCGCATCACGAATCATTCTAATCTCCTTAATACTTCTCTGGCGATCACTAATCAGCCCTTACGACACCTCCGCTTCAATTAACCCTAGCTGCCTTAACGGTTCGGTTTCCGGTTTGCGGCCGGTTCGGTTTCCGAGATTGGCATCGGCGATAGAGGATAGTATTGTTTGGGATAGTGTGTATTTTGTACGGATTGCGGAGTGTGGATATGAGTATGAACAGACATATGCTTTTTTGCCTTTAGTTCCGATTTGTATTTCTCTGCTTTCGCGAACAG TGTTTGCCCCATTGATACCTTTTATCGGACAGAGAGCTGTTCTCGGATTATCTGGTTATGTGCTTAATAACTTTGCATTTGTTTTGGCTGCTTTTTATCTTTACAG ACTTTCAGCTATTATTTTGAAGGATTCAGAGCTGGCATTGAGAGCTTCAATATTGTTTTGCCTTAATCCCGCCTCCATATTCTACTCATCAAT ATATACTGAGAGCATGTATGCGTTGTGTTCCATTGGAGGATTGTATTATCTCATGAGGGGTTCAAATAACGTCGCAACACTTTGGCTTGCTCTCTGTGGATTTGCAAGGTCGAATGGAGTGCTTAATGCTGGCTATATTTGTTTCCAGACAATGCACAAATCCTATAAAGCAGCTTTTGTTAGAAAACATGCTGGT GTGACCTTGCTGGTTCTTCTTTCTGGGGCTTTGCGTAGCTTATTTATCTTTTTCCCATTTATTGCTTTTCAAGCCTATGGGTACTACAATATGTGTGTGGGAGGCACTTCAGATGAAATGAGGCCTTGGTGCAAGGCAAGACTTCCTTTACTCTACAACTATATTCAAAGTCGTTATTG GGAAGTGGGTTTCTTAAAGTATTTTCAAGTAaaacaaattccaaattttgTTCTTGCATCCCCAATATTATCTCTTGCAGTCTGCACAATCATACATTATGTGAAGTTATGGCCTGAGGTTTTTGTATCACTTGGCTTTCGGGCGTCCTCTCCAAACAAAGAACTTGCTGCTTCATCCATTCCTCGGGGGAGAAGTGCAGGATCCAAGAGCGTTGGCTTTCCATCTGAAAACAGATCTGACGCCAGGCAAG GTGATTCTCTTAGACGGCGGAAACCAACTGTGAGAGAAGAGAACTATGTCGCACAGCCATCAGAAGATGAAGCATCAGAGAACTCAGGATTTAAACCCGTTATTATTGTTCCCTTCATTCTACACCTTGTGTTCATGGTTGCAGCAGCTTTTTTTGTCATGCACGTACAG GTTTCAACACGATTCTTATCTGCCAGCCCTCCTCTCTATTGGTTTGGATCATATGTCATGGCATCTCCTCGTCTTAGCAAGGGATGGGGATACATTATTTGGACATATTGTGCATCTTACATCTTGCTCGGGAGTTTGCTCTTCTCTAATTTCTACCCCTTCACCTGA